The following are from one region of the Quercus robur chromosome 1, dhQueRobu3.1, whole genome shotgun sequence genome:
- the LOC126730023 gene encoding serine/threonine-protein kinase PCRK1 yields MKCFHFSNGERRDDEDGAPVVVFPRALSKVSWTRSLSVASTASATLDTRRSEFDNSSSSNNYNYYDSRLGGGGDFSDSAVFHEFLSQRRANDLRVFSFSELKSATRGFSRSLLIGEGGFGCVFRGLVRVSDSKIEVAIKQLNRNGFQGHKEWINEVNFLGVVNHPNLVKLVGYCAEDDERGIQRLLVYELMHNKSLEDHLLARVPSPLPWMARLKIAQDAARGLAYLHEEMDFQLIFRDFKTSNILLDEDFNAKLSDFGLARQGPPEGLSHVSTSVVGTVGYAAPEYVQTGRLTAKSDVWSFGVVLYELITGRRALERNLPRSEQKLLEWVRPYVSDSKKFHLIVDPRLEGQYYIKSAQKLASLANKCLMKQPKSRPKMSEVVERLGNIISDTTSQDEDGPPVISEAEEVKDETTGETEPESTRQGSNYRKKMFDIREMVNLRNKSFGKLDWRNWTPGLVRTW; encoded by the exons atgaaatgctTCCATTTCAGCAACGGCGAGCGACGCGACGACGAGGACGGCGCCCCCGTCGTCGTCTTTCCGAGGGCCTTGTCAAAGGTGTCGTGGACGCGTTCCCTGAGCGTGGCTTCCACCGCCAGTGCCACGCTGGACACGAGACGCTCCGAGTTCgacaacagcagcagcagcaacaactaCAACTACTACGACTCGCGACTCGGAGGTGGTGGAGACTTTTCTGACTCGGCCGTGTTTCACGAGTTCCTGAGTCAGCGCCGAGCCAACGATCTGCGAGTGTTCAGCTTCTCGGAGCTGAAATCGGCGACCAGAGGGTTCAGCAGGTCGTTGTTGATTGGGGAAGGTGGGTTTGGGTGCGTCTTCAGAGGCCTCGTTAGGGTTTCTGATTCCAAAATCGAAGTCGCTATCAAACAGTTGAACCGTAACGGTTTCCAG GGGCATAAGGAATGGATTAATGAAGTTAACTTCTTGGGTGTGGTCAACCACCCAAATCTTGTCAAGTTAGTGGGATATTGTGCAGAAGATGATGAAAGAGGTATTCAACGACTTCTAGTCTATGAGCTTATGCATAACAAAAGCTTGGAGGACCATCTATTGGCTCGAGTTCCATCACCTCTCCCATGGATGGCAAGACTGAAAATAGCTCAAGATGCAGCCCGAGGTTTGGCATATCTGCATGAAGAAATGGATTTTCAG CTAATATTTCGAGATTTCAAAACATCAAACATTCTGCTGGATGAGGACTTCAATGCGAAGCTCTCAGACTTTGGACTTGCTAGGCAGGGACCTCCAGAAGGACTCAGCCATGTGTCAACATCA GTTGTAGGGACGGTAGGCTATGCTGCTCCAGAGTATGTTCAGACAGGCAGGCTGACTGCAAAAAGTGATGTTTGGAGCTTTGGGGTGGTACTCTATGAGCTTATAACTGGGAGACGAGCATTGGAGAGAAACCTACCTCGGAGTGAACAGAAACTCTTGGAATGGGTGAGACCCTACGTGTCAGACTCAAAGAAATTTCACCTTATTGTTGACCCTCGACTTGAAGGACAGTATTACATTAAATCAGCTCAGAAACTTGCATCCCTTGCAAACAAGTGTCTGATGAAGCAGCCAAAGTCCCGTCCTAAAATGAGTGAGGTGGTTGAGAGACTAGGAAACATCATTAGTGACACAACATCTCAAGATGAAGATGGCCCGCCAGTCATCAGTGAAGCTGAAGAAGTGAAGGATGAAACCACAGGGGAGACTGAACCTGAGTCCACTAGACAAGGGAGCAATTATCGGAAGAAGATGTTTGATATCAGAGAAATGGTCAACTTGAGAAACAAATCTTTTGGCAAGTTAGATTGGAGAAATTGGACACCTGGATTGGTAAGAACTTGGTGA